The proteins below are encoded in one region of Penicillium psychrofluorescens genome assembly, chromosome: 4:
- a CDS encoding uncharacterized protein (ID:PFLUO_006805-T1.cds;~source:funannotate) translates to MSSPSTETVSNYTNDDGNGFLPRSASYTDLPRVLPATEPGPSNLRRTFSDYAVPTLSDSPTKESVRAGKDILRRTSLRSKNRPEIAVSHFTLSSSEEVNKTGTDSHAEKTPRTRAPEPVARPSKGRSMSGRIVSLARKPWGSSSRSPSPSSKRAKQHQSRGDEQSSISSRSQTKKTATATDTVADSESVHPSRKRTILYKRPRRPMQAVVAKDLEDNPGAPNSPTDRSLRQHSSLEKFTSSLSVSTPVLPPMPKGAAATAAAALSHSGGDHSRRKDELWGVFRGLEADYQKFQSKSSSLKANVIRTSLVPFLSRHHLHASCKDLRPEDLDRRVNILNKWWIGMLEMLNGKNNQSISGTDRPVFLEAVVGIMARPEWRIPFTTAQNNSGPPDSLKYASTSVSETSEASGSSGSDFLVESIHHNTRNIFIQNLLSQMSFVVERMSMRHAPASLVAFCGKACAYAFFFCPGVADILVRLWSTPPTTFRRVLAQSSGSRSGNLRAYTQELSLSFPVALRSLAFHSYGPLLRYLHQKPDMPLNITNIPWQSPWVTRWCGRDTDLFFVFVKYIHILYAEYLPPETQKANRILAPGLLLVHSQLLVVLEDTIYKQSAQQPENPHVAAAITFDDFIEAPDASANSHPLGGGNSHRSMAENRLIILLRDFLSESSAEPNRARLLFAESFCAILKASAQKTSLFDHNACFLLCDFIEEVIPIITRYAQSTERELFDWNFWLDVARQMLQSHNSLTEVRVFSFLYCAWGTWTATELRKAGLTLDFLLQEPLFYHYFDHWSPMVRAYFHRLLCWRVGRFSGDPTPLDSMIYETLSDRLLRVWEYYIGYQSKAEEGLTAPLSSAPCTPAPGRRIIIIRCDNHVSPVNLFVSFDRVVPPAPPDQIRSHRRTGSADSSSSEGSIGKRRWGLLRSMFSSSSNSRSGDDAANSSSDESESGSSEITMASDTRCLDQHELTPNNSTEELVRPDLPHQPFFFKFSLEWMDRPQWPSKNKRLFAPCLPVASQLHVQRQRSPAKASDDDTVSEDTTISSEDGHAVENPENPIDPLQTPRVDQEPKIPRTPTTKNSPLPQLPPLPSYDHLVPSKYAGRALAEWAHIVSECDSFFARRRDEGVPADRMVETPTLGVETFRK, encoded by the exons ATGTCTTCGCCTTCCACCGAGACTGTCAGCAACTACACCAACGATGATGGGAATGGGTTTCTGCCACGCTCGGCCAGCTATACGGACCTCCCCCGTGTGTTGCCTGCCACAGAACCCGGTCCGTCGAACCTAAGAAGGACATTCTCTGACTATGCCGTGCCCACCCTGTCGGATTCGCCGACGAAGGAAAGTGTGCGGGCGGGGAAAGATATCCTACGACGGACGTCTTTGCGCTCCAAGAATCGGCCGGAGATCGCCGTCTCACACTTCACACTGTCATCATCGGAGGAGGTGAACAAGACTGGTACAGATTCGCATGCCGAAAAGACGCCGCGAACAAGGGCACCAGAACCCGTGGCGCGACCATCAAAAGGCCGATCGATGTCGGGGCGGATAGTGAGCCTTGCCCGGAAACCATGGGGCTCGTCGTCACGctctccgtctccatcatCTAAGCGAGCCAAGCAGCACCAGAGCCGTGGAGACGAGCAGTCTTCAATTAGCTCGCGCTCCCAAACCAAGAAAACTGCCACAGCGACGGACACGGTGGCAGACTCGGAATCTGTCCACCCCTCCCGGAAGCGTACGATTTTATACAAACGGCCAAGGCGCCCAATGCAGGCTGTGGTGGCCAAGGACCTTGAAGACAACCCGGGAGCGCCTAACAGCCCAACCGACCGCTCGTTACGCCAACATTCGTCACTAGAGAAGTTTACCTCGTCCTTATCGGTCTCCACGCCAGTTCTACCGCCGATGCCCAAGGGAGCCGCGGCTacagctgctgccgcgctTTCACATAGTGGCGGTGATCATTCTCGTCGGAAGGATGAACTTTGGGGTGTTTTTCGCGGCCTCGAAGCGGATTATCAAAA GTTCCAATCCAAATCAAGCTCTCTCAAAGCCAATGTTATCCGTACCTCCCTGGTTCCTTTTCTCagccgccatcatctccatgcATCATGCAAGGATTTGAGACCGGAAGACTTGGATCGCCGAGTGAATATTCTCAATAAGTGGTGGATTGGAATGCTGGAGATGCTCAATGGCAAGAATAACCAATCCATCTCCGGAACAGATAGGCCGGTGTTCCTGGAGGCGGTGGTTGGTATCATGGCACGCCCGGAATGGCGGATCCCGTTCACTACTGCGCAAAATAACAGTGGACCACCAGATTCGTTGAAATATGCATCGACATCGGTTTCAGAAACATCCGAAGCCTCGGGTTCGTCGGGATCGGACTTTCTGGTCGAGTCGATCCACCATAATACCCGGAATATCTTCATTCAGAATCTGCTTTCCCAGATGTCATTTGTGGTGGAACGAATGTCCATGCGCCATGCACCCGCCAGCCTGGTAGCATTCTGTGGAAAAGCCTGTGCTTACGCATTTTTCTTCTGCCCCGGAGTAGCAGATATCTTGGTTCGGTTGTGGAGCACGCCTCCCACCACGTTCCGTCGTGTACTGGCGCAATCGTCTGGGTCCCGAAGCGGCAATTTACGCGCATACACCCAAGAGCTTTCTCTATCCTTCCCGGTGGCGCTGCGTTCCCTCGCCTTCCACTCCTACGGGCCTCTTCTACGGTACCTTCACCAGAAACCTGATATGCCTTTGAACATCACAAATATTCCCTGGCAGTCCCCTTGGGTGACGCGTTGGTGCGGACGCGATACGGAccttttcttcgtcttcgtgAAATACATTCATATCCTCTACGCAGAGTATCTACCACCCGAGACCCAAAAAGCCAACCGAATTTTGGCACCGGGTCTGCTGCTCGTCCATTCCCAGCTCTTGGTCGTTCTGGAGGATACCATTTACAAACAGTCCGCCCAACAACCTGAAAATCCCCATGTCGCAGCCGCCATCACTTTCGATGATTTTATTGAAGCACCAGATGCCTCAGCCAATTCGCATCCCCTTGGGGGAGGCAACAGTCATCGGTCTATGGCGGAAAATCGGTTGATCATCCTTCTGCGGGATTTCCTCTCCGAGTCATCTGCTGAACCAAATCGTGCCCGATTGTTGTTCGCCGAATCCTTCTGTGCAATTCTCAAAGCCTCCGCCCAGAAAACTTCCCTATTCGACCACAACGCGTGCTTTTTGCTGTGTGATTTTATCGAGGAGGTCATTCCGATCATCACCCGCTACGCTCAGTCAACCGAACGGGAATTATTTGACTGGAACTTCTGGTTGGATGTTGCGAGGCAGATGCTGCAGAGTCACAATTCGCTGACCGAGGTCCGggttttctctttcctttaTTGCGCTTGGGGTACCTGGACAGCCACCGAGCTGAGAAAAGCTGGTCTCACCCTGGATTTCCTGCTTCAGGAGCCACTCTTCTACCATTACTTCGATCACTGGAGCCCAATGGTACGCGCATACTTTCACCGTCTGTTGTGTTGGAGAGTGGGTCGGTTCAGTGGCGATCCCACACCACTGGATTC TATGATCTATGAGACCCTCTCCGATCGACTCTTGCGCGTCTGGGAATACTATATTGGATACCAATCCAAGGCTGAAGAGGGACTCACGGCTCCCCTGTCCTCCGCTCCCTGTACACCGGCTCCCGGTCGaagaatcatcatcatccgaTGCGATAATCATGTCTCTCCTGTGAACTTGTTTGTCTCTTTCGACCGCGTTGTtccacctgctcctccagacCAAATTAGATCTCACCGGAGAACTGGATCAGCCGATTCAAGTAGTTCGGAGGGCAGCATTGGCAAACGTCGATGGGGTCTTCTTCGATCCATGTTCAGCAGTTCCTCGAATTCTCGATCTGGAGATGACGCAGCCAACAGCAGCTCCGATGAGTCGGAGAGCGGTTCGAGCGAAATAACGATGGCTTCTGACACAAGGTGCCTTGACCAGCATGAGCTCACCCCGAACAACAGCACCGAAGAGCTTGTTCGGCCCGACTTGCCACACCAGCCGTTCTTCTTCAAGTTTTCCTTGGAATGGATGGATCGACCGCAATGGCCCAGCAAAAACAAGCGCCTCTTTGCTCCATGCCTGCCAGTGGCATCCCAGCTGCACGTCCAACGTCAACGCTCTCCCGCAAAAGCATCAGACGACGACACGGTTTCAGAAGATACTACAATTTCTTCAGAAGACGGCCACGCCGTGGAAAATCCTGAAAACCCCATAGACCCACTCCAGACACCTCGCGTCGACCAAGAGCCCAAGATACCCAGAACCCCTACAACCAAAAACTCACCGCTTCCCCAACTCCCTCCCCTGCCCTCTTACGACCATCTCGTGCCCAGCAAATATGCGGGTCGCGCTTTGGCGGAGTGGGCCCATATTGTCTCGGAATGCGACAGTTTCTTCGCCCGGCGCCGCGACGAAGGCGTGCCCGCGGACCGCATGGTGGAAACTCCAACACTGGGCGTGGAAACCTTCCGAAAATAG
- a CDS encoding uncharacterized protein (ID:PFLUO_006806-T1.cds;~source:funannotate) → MMSQTLRASRSVLSRASRQQASIARRSFLTSAVRRADPVSELYLRELKAYKPTPIKAGDADAHVHKFTAPQAPKSPEEANLASELSAYESQEVEVEGQAAAGEAPPVEENWFEEDEEETPAAH, encoded by the exons ATGATGTCCCAGACTCTGCGAGCCTCG CGCTCCGTCCTCTCCCGTGCCTCTCGGCAACAGGCCTCGATCGCTCGCCGCAGCTTCCTGACCTCTGCTGTCCGTCGGG CCGACCCCGTTTCGGAGTTGTACCTTCGCGAACTCAAGGCCTACAAGCCCACTCCCATCAAGGCCGGTGACGCCGACGCCCACGTCCACAAGTTCACCGCCCCCCAGGCCCCCAAGTCGCCCGAGGAGGCCAACCTCGCCAGCGAGCTGTCCGCCTACGAGAGCcaggaggtcgaggtcgagggtcaggccgccgccggtgagGCCCCCCCCGTTGAGGAGAACTGgttcgaggaggatgaggaggagaCCCCTGCTGCCCACTAG
- a CDS encoding uncharacterized protein (ID:PFLUO_006807-T1.cds;~source:funannotate) translates to MAAMSPVAMAEAASPWKKNLSAHLLCPECKEVPPNLEFPDSHETVCGSCGLVLADREIDVHSEWRTFSNDDQNNDDPSRVGDAMNPLLNGDQLETSIASGGSGRARDLYRAQNKQSNEKANKALLAAYKEIGALCDGFNIQKNVADTAKYLFKIVDDAKAFKGKSQEVIIAGCIFIACRQCKVPRTFTEIFAVTKVTRKEIGRIYKALEKFFTAQNVERNNAVVSSGGVPDPNDGYTATTSTKPSDLCNRFCNLLDLPYQVTSVSAALSDRVTTMGDLAGRSPLSIVAACIYMASYLMGQGKSAKEISQVAHVSDGTIRGAYKQLYAERERLIDPEWIKEGKGDMSKLPVS, encoded by the coding sequence ATGGCGGCCATGTCACCCGTAGCAATGGCCGAGGCGGCTTCCCCATGGAAGAAAAACCTGTCTGCCCACCTTCTCTGCCCGGAGTGCAAGGAGGTGCCTCCCAACCTGGAGTTTCCGGACTCCCACGAGACCGTCTGCGGATCCTGTGGACTCGTGCTCGCTGATCGAGAAATTGACGTGCACTCTGAGTGGCGAACCTTCTCCAACGACGACCAGAACAACGATGACCCGTCCCGTGTTGGAGACGCCATGAACCCGCTGCTCAACGGTGATCAGCTGGAGACTTCGATTGCCAgcggaggatctggtcgaGCTCGGGACCTGTATCGCGCCCAGAACAAGCAGTCGAACGAGAAGGCGAACAAGGCGCTGCTCGCAGCCTACAAGGAGATCGGTGCGCTGTGCGACGGATTCAATATCCAAAAGAACGTTGCCGACACGGCCAAATATCTCTTCAAGATCGTGGATGATGCCAAGGCATTCAAGGGCAAGTCCCAGGAAGTCATTATTGCTGGCTGTATCTTCATTGCCTGCCGCCAGTGCAAGGTTCCCAGGACCTTCACTGAGATCTTTGCCGTGACCAAGGTGACTCGGAAGGAGATCGGTCGCATCTACAAGGCGTTGGAGAAGTTCTTCACTGCACAGAACGTCGAGCGCAACAATGCCGTCGTGTCGAGTGGCGGAGTGCCTGACCCGAACGACGGCTACACGGCCACCACTTCGACCAAGCCAAGCGATCTCTGCAACCGTTTCtgcaatctcctcgatctgccCTACCAGGTCACCAGCGTGTCCGCTGCCCTTTCTGACCGCGTCACCACCATGGGTGACCTGGCCGGTCGCTCTCCGCTTTCTATCGTCGCGGCTTGCATCTACATGGCCTCCTACCTGATGGGTCAGGGCAAGTCTGCCAAGGAAATCTCCCAGGTGGCCCACGTCAGTGATGGAACCATTCGCGGTGCTTACAAGCAGCTCTACGCTGAGCGGGAGCGCCTGATCGATCCGGAGTGGATCAAAGAGGGCAAGGGCGATATGAGCAAGCTGCCTGTGAGCTGA
- a CDS encoding uncharacterized protein (ID:PFLUO_006808-T1.cds;~source:funannotate), protein MTTQTAPAIPPRPSRSPQPTTSVSDMPKIPPRPNRRHDRSVSPMPDSYAPSPLNEWNGPGMVRTTSNDLPQRPPSVTIPSLGEEGIEYADLDMGNMSDSYHQAPTETRNISSDLKIHQPRPSLPTSSAKAKVQAVTRTDSRQAAAVGVGRDGPSPAHEEQERSSRSLHSHANGSRAESSTASSERRHSAQFGDDHGIRVPMYPNAGDVQAPSPSPYLEQGSQRSGRNHHRTRSGRDSSLPPGSYGLHGHGVQHTDKFEAAWYEKHPDEYVKEEGQYGPGVGTPRPDWALSSDDLNKIVRSPANAGSGFGTSPAAQGTPDEEVGYLASDEYTHRMASPPLEARHDSSLPVVESPLRQMSFPASALEPKEAPSSPLRRTRTGSSHGHYHEGEVIHVDDPVHPLHHPDGFTPAPAFEDYTHDAEVALEEEEEPILAADEVRPESAYLHPAITPTFEHRDSFDEGRSRTPSVNHSRSNSRSASQGGIPALTRWDSREQWEDSHTPLEDVEEYEPLFPEDDGKKERPVSAADRFKQRPDMSKHRFPSEDIWEDAPNSLQLHATVTTPDLPKSASVETFETPEQEAARRMQTSQINSHKLATQILEGEGFQTKKKPARPDAIKQRFPSRDIWEDTPDSQQLVTTVEPATDEVKSPEIPSKPSIPQRPQRQSQASSPTDKRAPPMIPDRPKPQIPSRPAKPSSTENLTKVSSAGSTGSAESAKDAPAVPKTKPAIPARPGGSKIAALKAGFLTDLNSRLQQGPQQPKPQEKEPEPAAEKQPLSDARKGRARGPARRKPAVENANARLPTIPEVKITATWNVWEVREDGNLIVGSDAAIEKPLASPIETPMAPELAKNTAGEPADPVAESPIQKKEDLVSPTTVTAPVETNPVQEEVEEKGEEEAPTSIEETPEQVDTSSPVETETVAEQVDPEPTTDAAAVANDMAASVPPTNLEDTLENLTASADGKKRSDGEIHLQE, encoded by the exons atgaCAACACAAACTGCCCCGGCCATACCTCCTCGACCGAGTCGATCGCCTCAACCCACCACATCCGTATCGGACATGCCCAAGATCCCTCCGCGTCCCAACCGCCGACACGATCGATCGGTCTCCCCAATGCCTGACAGCTATGCGCCGTCTCCCCTCAACGAGTGGAATGGGCCGGGCATGGTccgcaccacctccaacGATCTGCCTCAGCGCCCGCCCAGCGTGACGATACCATccctgggcgaggagggcattgAATACGCCGACCTGGACATGGGCAACATGTCGGACAGCTACCACCAAGCGCCGACAGAAACTCGCAACATCAGCAGTGACCTCAAGATTCACCAACCGAGACCGTCTTTGCCGACATCAAGTGCCAAGGCCAAAGTGCAGGCCGTCACCCGCACCGATTCCCGCCAGGCCGCAGCCGTGGGAGTGGGCCGGGATGGTCCTTCTCCGGCTCAcgaggagcaggaacgcTCCAGTCGTTCGCTTCACTCGCACGCCAATGGATCCCGGGCCGAGTCCTCGACCGCCTCCTCAGAACGTCGGCACTCCGCGCAGTTCGGAGATGATCATGGCATCCGTGTTCCCATGTACCCCAACGCAGGAGACGTCCAGGCTCCGTCGCCGAGTCCCTATCTTGAACAGGGCTCTCAGCGTTCAGGTCGTAACCACCATCGGACTCGCAGTGGTCGGGACTCGTCCCTGCCGCCGGGCAGCTATGGCCTGCATGGCCACGGTGTGCAGCATACCGATAAGTTCGAGGCGGCCTGGTACGAGAAGCACCCCGATGAATACGTCAAGGAAGAAGGGCAGTACGGCCCTGGTGTTGGCACTCCTCGTCCGGATTGGGCCTTGAGCAGCGATGACCTGAACAAGATCGTCCGAAGCCCCGCCAACGCTGGATCTGGTTTTG GCACTTCTCCAGCCGCACAGGGTACACCCGACGAAGAGGTGGGTTACCTCGCTTCGGACGAATACACGCATCGTATGGCATCTCCGCCTCTGGAGGCCCGGCACGACAGCAGTCTGCCAGTGGTTGAATCGCCTCTTCGGCAAATGAGCTTCCCAGCTTCAGCACTCGAGCCCAAGGAAGCCCCTAGCTCTCCGCTGCGCCGTACCCGGACCGGCTCCTCCCATGGACACTACCACGAAGGTGAAGTGATCCATGTGGATGACCCAGTGCATCCTCTGCACCATCCCGACGGATTTACCCCGGCCCCCGCATTTGAAGATTATACCCATGACGCGGAAGTTGCCctcgaagaggaagaagagcccaTTCTAGCGGCAGATGAAGTGCGCCCCGAATCGGCATACTTACATCCTGCAATCACTCCGACGTTTGAGCACCGAGACAGCTTTGATGAAGGCCGCAGTCGCACTCCCAGTGTGAACCACAGTCGCTCGAACAGTCGATCGGCCAGCCAGGGTGGCATTCCTGCCTTGACCCGATGGGACTCTCGTGAACAGTGGGAGGATTCACATACTCCCCTCGAAGACGTAGAAGAATACGAGCCGTTGTTCCCagaagatgatggaaagAAGGAGCGCCCTGTGTCCGCCGCAGACCGTTTCAAGCAGCGCCCCGATATGAGCAAGCACAGGTTCCCCAGTGAAGATATCTGGGAGGATGCGCCGAACAGTCTACAGCTCCACGCGACTGTGACAACCCCAGACCTTCCCAAGTCCGCCTCCGTTGAGACGTTTGAAACACCTGAGCAGGAGGCTGCACGCCGGATGCAGACTTCCCAGATCAATTCCCATAAACTCGCCACTCAGATTCTTGAAGGCGAGGGCTTTCAAACTAAAAAGAAGCCTGCGCGTCCGGACGCTATCAAACAGCGTTTTCCAAGTCGGGATATCTGGGAAGATACTCCGGATAGCCAGCAGCTGGTGACCACCGTTGAGCCTGCGACAGATGAGGTCAAGAGCCCCGAAATTCCCTCAAAGCCCAGCATTCCCCAACGTCCTCAGCGTCAATCTCAGGCAAGCTCACCCACGGACAAGCGGGCCCCGCCAATGATTCCAGACCGACCGAAACCGCAGATCCCATCGCGGCCCGCTAAGCCAAGCTCAACAGAGAATCTAACCAAGGTCTCCTCCGCCGGTTCAACTGGCAGCGCAGAATCCGCCAAGGATGCACCCGCTGTGCCCAAAACGAAGCCCGCCATTCCTGCTCGCCCCGGCGGAAGCAAGATCGCAGCCTTGAAGGCCGGTTTCCTTACTGATCTGAACTCTCGACTGCAGCAGGGTCCTCAACAACCCAAGCCCCAAGAAAAGGAACCTGAGCCCGCTGCTGAAAAGCAGCCTCTCAGCGATGCTCGCAAGGGCCGAGCCCGTGGCCCCGCGCGGAGGAAACCCGCAGTGGAAAATGCCAACGCCAGGCTGCCTACTATCCCCGAGGTGAAGATCACGGCAACATGGAATGTGTGGGAGGTCCGCGAAGACGGCAATTTGATTGTGGGCAGTGACGCCGCGATCGAAAAGCCTTTAGCCTCACCAATTGAGACTCCTATGGCCCCCGAGCTCGCCAAAAACACAGCCGGGGAGCCTGCCGATCCCGTCGCGGAGTCTCCTatccagaagaaggaagatctCGTCTCACCCACCACCGTCACGGCCCCCGTCGAGACCAATCCCGTTcaggaggaggtggaggagaagggggaggaggaagcccCGACCTCCATTGAGGAGACCCCAGAACAGGTCGATACGTCCTCTCCGGTAGAGACCGAGACAGTCGCCGAACAAGTGGATCCAGAGCCAACTACTgatgctgcggctgttgcCAATGACATGGCCGCTTCGGTCCCGCCGACCAACCTGGAGGACACGCTTGAGAACCTGACTGCCTCGGCTGACGGCAAGAAAAGGTCTGATGGCGAAATCCATTTGCAGGAGTAG
- a CDS encoding uncharacterized protein (ID:PFLUO_006809-T1.cds;~source:funannotate), producing the protein MTLAEEFRSRNFSIYGQWTGVLSMILCFAVGISNFFAAPLRIIFGALCFASSFVILFIEVPFLLRICPTSSTFDAFIRRFTTNWMRAGMYTILSAIQWASLVSGASSLIAAAVTLIVAAAFYALAGMKSQEFVGSKTLGGQGVAQMIV; encoded by the exons ATGACGCTGGCTGAGGAGTTCCGTTCGCGAAATTTCA GCATCTACGGGCAATG GACCGGCGTGCTGTCCATGATCCTCTGCTTTGCCGTGGGGATTTCGAACTTTTTCGCGGCACCGCTCCGCATCATCTTCGGTGCGCTATGTTT TGCCTCTTCattcgtcatcctcttcattGAGGTgcccttcctcctccgcatctgcccgacctcctccaccttcgACGCCTTCATCCGTCGCTTCACGACCAACTGGATGCGCGCTGGCATGTACACCATCCTCAGCGCCATCCAATGGGCCAGTCTGGTCTCCGGCGCCTCCAGCTtgatcgccgccgccgtgaCCCTCATCGTGGCCGCGGCCTTCTACGCGCTTGCGGGTATGAAGAGCCAGGAGTTTGTGGGTAGCAAGACTCTCGGCGGCCAGGGTGTTGCACAGATGATTGTCTGA
- a CDS encoding uncharacterized protein (ID:PFLUO_006810-T1.cds;~source:funannotate) has protein sequence MASILRRQPRLYTRASILPSGRSIWNATARRTYAQDSSGANKQAQGNAPDSNHPIPSNNAKPTLRDGNQSPMADQEGHLRDDLPEDVKRHNEDVEKRYDRPYNHISDEGKIEQPWKKEK, from the coding sequence ATGGCGTCTATCCTTCGACGTCAGCCTCGGCTGTACACCCGAGCTTCCATTCTGCCCTCCGGTCGCTCCATCTGGAATGCTACAGCCCGGAGAACCTACGCCCAAGACTCCTCCGGCGCCAACAAACAAGCACAAGGGAACGCTCCGGACAGCAACCATCCAATCCCATCTAACAACGCGAAGCCAACTCTGCGAGACGGTAACCAGTCGCCCATGGCTGATCAGGAAGGCCACCTGCGGGACGATCTGCCGGAGGACGTGAAGCGACACAACGAGGACGTGGAAAAGCGGTACGATCGGCCGTACAACCACATTTCAGATGAAGGGAAGATCGAACAgccgtggaagaaggagaaataG